Within Streptomyces antibioticus, the genomic segment TGGGGGGCCGGGTGCGAGGTGCGTCAGGGGCGCGTTCGAGCGCGCGTTCAGGGGCGGGCGCGGGGCAGGTTTGAGGCGCAGGTTCCACACGTGTGGGTGACGTTGCGTCCCGCGGCCGTGACGTAACGTCGCAGTCGTGATCGAACCGCACGCGCCGGCCCCGCCCGGTGCCCCGCCGTCCCGGGGCAGCCCCGCGCGGCTGCCCGTCCGGCCGGACACCGGGCGGTTCCTGGTTCTCACGTGCGTCTTCGTCTGCGCCGCCTGCGGACTCGTCTACGAACTCGAACTGGTCGCGCTCGCCTCCTATCTGATGGGCGACTCCGTCACCCAGGCGTCCGTCGTGCTGTCCGTCATGGTCTTCGCGATGGGCCTCGGCTCCCTCGCCGCCAAACGGCTGCGCCGCTTCGCCGCGGCCGGCTTCGGCGCGCTGGAGATCGGCCTCGCCCTGATCGGCGGATCCAGCGCCATGGCGCTCTACGCCGTGTTCGCCTGGACGGGTGACTGGGGCGGCCTGTGGGCCGACGGCCCCCGCGTCCTCCTGGTCGCCTTCTCCCTCGCCATCGGTCTGCTCATCGGCGCCGAGGTGCCCCTGCTCATGGAGCTGATCCAGCGCGTCCGCCGCCAGGACGCGGGCGGCGCGGTCGCCGACCTCTTCGCCGCGGACTACGTCGGCGCGCTCGTCGGCGGCCTCGCCTTCCCCTTCCTGCTGCTGCCCTTCTTCGGCCAGCTCACCAGCTCCCTGCTCACCGGCGCGGTCAACGTCATCGCCGGCGGCGCCCTCGTCCTCGGCCTGTTCCGCCGGGACGTCAGCCGCCGCGCCCGCTGGCTGCTGCTCATCGCCGGCCTCACCGTCCTCGGCATCCTCGGCTCCGCCGCCGTCCTCGTCGACGACTTCGAGCGCTCCGCCCGCCAGGCGCTCTACGGCGCCGACGTCCGGGTGGCGGTCCGCACCGGCGTCCAGGAGGTCGTCCTCACCGGCGGCACCGGCGGCCGCCCCCTCGACCTCTATCTCGACGGCCGGCTCCGCGTCGCCGGCCAGGACGAACGCCTCTACCACCAGGCCCTCGTCCAGCCCGCCATGACCGGCCGTCACACGCGCGTGCTCGTCCTCGGCGGCGGGGACGGCCTCGCCGCCCGCGAGGTCCTCACCCACCCCGGCGTCCACCGCGTCGACGTCGTCGAACGCGACCCCGGACTGGTCCGCCTCGCCCGCACCGACCCCGCCCTGTCCCGCCTCAACGCCCACGTCTACGACGACCCGCGCGTCCGGGTCGCCGTCGCCGACGCCTTCCACTGGCTGCGCGAGGCCCCCGCCGCCTCGTACGACGTGGTGATCGCCGACCTGCCCGACCCCGGCATCACCGACAGCACCAAGCTGTACTCCCAGGAGTTCTACGGCCTCGCCCGCCGCGCGCTGGCCCCCGGCGGCCGGCTCGTGGTGCACGGCGGGCCGGTGGCGACGCGTGCGCGCGCGTTCTGGACGGTCGAGACGACCGTGCGCGCGGCCGGCCTGCGCACCGTCCCCTACCGCGTGACCGGGGACGCCGGCCGTGCCGTCCACGCGCCCCGCGACTGGGGGTTCGTGCTGGCCGCCGCCGCTGCCCGGCCCGCCCTGCGCCTCGACTCGCACGGCGGCGCGGCCTCCGGAGCGCTCACCGAGGAGGGGCTCGCGGCGGACGCGCGCGCGGTGGAGCGGACCCGGGTGGCGGGGCTGCGGGCCTCGACGTTGGTGCATCCGCGGTACTGAGGGTTGGACGGGCCGTGGCTCCCGCTCTCTTGCGGACTCCCGTGGGCCGAATCCCCGTTTCGGCGGGTGCGACGGGGCGACCCGTGGGTAGGCTCGCGCAGCATGGAGCAAGAGGTGTTCGTTCCCGTTCCCGCCCGGCGGCTCAGGGCGGCCCTCGCGGACCCCGCCCAAGTGGCCCGTGCGGTGCCCGGACTCCAGCAGGACGCGGGCACCGAGCCCGTCGCCGGCCGTCTGAAGGTCCGCGTCGCCGGGCACACCATCACCTATCGCGGCACCGCCCGGATCACCGCCCGCGAGGACGGCGCGTATGCCGTGGAGGGCGACGCGACCGAGGTGCGCGGCTCGGGTGCGGTCAAGCTCGCCCTCGTGGTGCGGCCCCGGGACACCGACGGCGGTACGACCCTGCGCTTCGAGGGCACGGCCTCGGCGGACGGCCGCGTCGCGGAACTCCCGCAGGACGCGGTGATCGCGGCGGTGGCCCGCATCTTGAATCGGTTCGCGGAGAACTTGGGGGCGGGGAGTTCGGGGGTGGAGGGGGATGCCGGGGAGTCCCCGGTGACGGCGGAAGCCCCGGTGGCGGAACCCACGGCCGCCGATGAGCCCGCCGAGTCCGCCGACGCCGAGCCTGCCGAGTCCGCCGACGCGGAAGCCGATGCCGACGCGGAAACCGATGCCGTAGAGGATCCCGAAGCCCCCGCCGAGCCCTCGGCCGAAGCCCCCGCCGAACCCCCGGCGGAGCCCCCCGCCGAAGCCGCGCACGCGCGCCGCACCATGATCGGGCGCAGTGCCGAGGAGGTGGATCACGCCCCGCCGCGCGGCCGGTACGCGCCGGTGCCCGCCCCGCAGACCGTCGCCCAGAACAGCACCCTGCGCTGGGCCGCCCCCGCGGCCGCGCTGGTCGTGGCGTCCGCGATCGTCGTGGGCCGGGCCCTGCGCCGACGGCGCTAGGTCCTGTCGTCACATTCCCGCCGTCGCCCGCAGGGCGGCTCTGCGGCGTCAGGTGCGTGCTCTGGGGGTCCCCCCGGCCGAAGGCTGGGGGAGTGCCGGGCCCTGACCCTCGTACTGGACGTACTTGGGTCTGGGCCCGGTGCGGCGAGTGGGGGCACCTCCCACGCCTTTCAGGCAGTGGGGGAGCGTGCATGGCGTCGCGGGGCAGGCGGGAATGTGACGACAGGGCCTAGCCCCGCCGAGGGATCGACTTCCGGCCAGGCGGCCCCCGTGGCCCTTCCCGTCGTCCGCCCCGCTCCTGATCGTCCGAGTAGGGTCGACCCGTGAGTGCTGAAGAGATCACGTTGGCCGCGGGCGACGCGGAGGTGACCGTGCTGCCGGGCAACGGCGGCCGGATCGGTGGGGTGCGGGTCGGCGGGCTCGAACTGCTGCGGCAGGGCGAGCGGTTCGGCTGCTTCCCGATGGTTCCGTGGTGCGGCCGGATCCGGGACGGCCGGTTCCGGGACGGCGGTTCCGTGCACCAGATGCCCCTCAACGCCGGCCCGCACGCCATCCACGGCACCGCCCGCGACGGCGCCTGGAAGGTCGCGCGCCGCTCGGCGGCCGAGACCGTGCTGACGTACGACCTGGTGGAGCCGTGGCCCTACCCCGGCCGGGTCACCCAGGTGGTCGCGCTGACCGCCGACTCCCTCACGCTCACCATCGGGGTGGAGGCGCACGACTCCTCCTTCCCGGCGCAGATCGGCTGGCACCCTTGGTTCCACCGCAACCTCGGCGGCCAGGACGTACAGGTCGACTTCGAGCCCGCGTGGCAGGAGGAGCGCGGCGACGACCATCTGCCCACCGGCAACCGGATCGCGCCGAAGCCGGGGCCCTGGGACGACTGCTTCGGGATGCCCGGCGGGGTCGACGTCACCCTGACCTGGCCCGGACAGCTCGAACTGAAGGTCACCAGCCCCGAGCAGTGGGCCGTCGTCTACGACGAGCAGGAGGCGGCCGTGTGCGTGGAGCCGCAGACCGGCCCGCCGGACGGACTGAACACCCTCCCGCGCCTGGTCACACCGCTGGAGCCGCTGGAGGCCACGACGACCTGGTCCTGGACCCGCCTCTAAGCTGAGGGCATGACGGACGTACGTGGCGCGCTGCTTCAGCAGATCAAGGACAAGGCCGTGGTGCACGGCAAGGTGACCCTGTCGTCGGGGCTGGAGGCGGACTACTACGTCGACCTCCGCCGCATCACCCTCGACGGCGAGGCCGCCCCGCTGGTCGGGCAGGTGCTGCTCGACCTGACCGAGGACCTGGAGTTCGACGCCGTGGGCGGGCTGACCATGGGCGCCGACCCGGTCGCCGCGAGCATGCTGCACGCGGCCGCCGCGCGCGGGCGCCGCCTGGACGCGTTCGTCGTCCGCAAGGCGGCGAAGGCGCACGGGCTCCAGCGGCGCGTGGAGGGCCCCGAGATCAAGGGCCGCCGGGTCGTCGTCGTCGAGGACACCTCCACCACCGGCGGTTCGCCGCTGGCCGCCGTGGAGGCAGTGCGCGAGGCGGGCGCCGAGGTCGTCGCCGTCGCCACGATCGTCGACCGGGCGACCGGCGCCGGCGAGAAGATCCGCGAGGGTGCGGGCGTTCCGTACCGGTTCGCCTTCTCGAAGGATGAACTGGGTCTGGACTGACGGGCCGGGTTGACCTGGACTTGTCCGGCGCGCCGGACCGGACGCCGGCGAGTCGTGGACCGGTCGTGGACCGGAGCACTGCCGGTCGCGGACCGGGACACAGCCCGTCGTGGACCGGGCATGGACCATCCGCGCATCTCTGGAAAGATGGGGCCGACGACGACGTCGAACCCCCAGGTCTAGGTCAGGGCCGTAGTACGCCAGATACGCCAGATCGCCCACCCGCACATACCAAGGAGCGGACAGATGCCCATCGCAACCCCCGAGGTCTACAACGAGATGCTCGACCGGGCGAAGGCAGGCAAGTTCGCCTACCCGGCCATCAACGTCACCTCGAGCCAGACCCTGAACGCGGCGCTGCGCGGCTTTGCCGAGGCGGAGAGCGACGGCATCATCCAGATCTCCACCGGCGGTGCCGAGTTCCTGGGCGGTCAGTACAGCAAGGACATGGTGACGGGCGCCGTCGCCCTCGCCGAGTACGCGCACATCATCGCCGAGAAGTACCCGGTCACCGTCGCCCTGCACACGGACCACTGCCCGAAGGACAAGCTCGACGGGTACGTACGTCCGCTGCTCGCGGTCTCCGAGGAGCGCGTCAAGGCCGGCCGCAACCCGCTCTTCCAGTCGCACATGTGGGACGGCTCCGCCGAGACCCTCGCCGACAACCTGGAGATCGCGCAGGAGCTCCTCGCGCGCGCCGTCGCCGCGAAGATCGTCCTCGAGGTCGAGATCACCCCGACCGGTGGCGAGGAGGACGGCGTCTCGCACGAGATCAACGACTCCCTCTACACCACCGTCGACGACGCGATCCGTACGGTCGAGGCGCTCGGCCTGGGCGACAAGGGCCGCTACCTGCTCGCCGCGTCCTTCGGCAACGTCCACGGCGTCTACAAGCCGGGCAACGTCGTGCTCCGCCCCGAGCTGCTCAAGGAGCTGAACGAGGGCGTGGCCGCGAAGTACGGCAAGCCGGCCGGCTCGCAGCCCTTCGACTTCGTCTTCCACGGCGGCTCCGGCTCCACGGAGGACGAGATCCGCACCGCGCTGGAGAACGGCGTCGTGAAGATGAACATCGACACGGACACCCAGTACGCCTTCACGCGTCCCGTGGCCGACCACATGTTCCGCAACTACGACGGCGTCCTGAAGGTCGACGGCGAGGTCGGCGACAAGAAGACCTACGACCCGCGCACCTGGGGCAAGCTGGCCGAGGCGAGCATGGCCGCGCGCGTCGTCGAGGCCGCGCAGAACCTGCGCTCGGCGGGCACGAAGATCAAGTAACCGCTCCGGCGGTGGTGCGGCGGGCCCGGCGGCCGTTCACGGCGCCG encodes:
- the fbaA gene encoding class II fructose-bisphosphate aldolase, yielding MPIATPEVYNEMLDRAKAGKFAYPAINVTSSQTLNAALRGFAEAESDGIIQISTGGAEFLGGQYSKDMVTGAVALAEYAHIIAEKYPVTVALHTDHCPKDKLDGYVRPLLAVSEERVKAGRNPLFQSHMWDGSAETLADNLEIAQELLARAVAAKIVLEVEITPTGGEEDGVSHEINDSLYTTVDDAIRTVEALGLGDKGRYLLAASFGNVHGVYKPGNVVLRPELLKELNEGVAAKYGKPAGSQPFDFVFHGGSGSTEDEIRTALENGVVKMNIDTDTQYAFTRPVADHMFRNYDGVLKVDGEVGDKKTYDPRTWGKLAEASMAARVVEAAQNLRSAGTKIK
- a CDS encoding polyamine aminopropyltransferase translates to MIEPHAPAPPGAPPSRGSPARLPVRPDTGRFLVLTCVFVCAACGLVYELELVALASYLMGDSVTQASVVLSVMVFAMGLGSLAAKRLRRFAAAGFGALEIGLALIGGSSAMALYAVFAWTGDWGGLWADGPRVLLVAFSLAIGLLIGAEVPLLMELIQRVRRQDAGGAVADLFAADYVGALVGGLAFPFLLLPFFGQLTSSLLTGAVNVIAGGALVLGLFRRDVSRRARWLLLIAGLTVLGILGSAAVLVDDFERSARQALYGADVRVAVRTGVQEVVLTGGTGGRPLDLYLDGRLRVAGQDERLYHQALVQPAMTGRHTRVLVLGGGDGLAAREVLTHPGVHRVDVVERDPGLVRLARTDPALSRLNAHVYDDPRVRVAVADAFHWLREAPAASYDVVIADLPDPGITDSTKLYSQEFYGLARRALAPGGRLVVHGGPVATRARAFWTVETTVRAAGLRTVPYRVTGDAGRAVHAPRDWGFVLAAAAARPALRLDSHGGAASGALTEEGLAADARAVERTRVAGLRASTLVHPRY
- a CDS encoding aldose epimerase family protein, whose product is MSAEEITLAAGDAEVTVLPGNGGRIGGVRVGGLELLRQGERFGCFPMVPWCGRIRDGRFRDGGSVHQMPLNAGPHAIHGTARDGAWKVARRSAAETVLTYDLVEPWPYPGRVTQVVALTADSLTLTIGVEAHDSSFPAQIGWHPWFHRNLGGQDVQVDFEPAWQEERGDDHLPTGNRIAPKPGPWDDCFGMPGGVDVTLTWPGQLELKVTSPEQWAVVYDEQEAAVCVEPQTGPPDGLNTLPRLVTPLEPLEATTTWSWTRL
- the pyrE gene encoding orotate phosphoribosyltransferase, with product MTDVRGALLQQIKDKAVVHGKVTLSSGLEADYYVDLRRITLDGEAAPLVGQVLLDLTEDLEFDAVGGLTMGADPVAASMLHAAAARGRRLDAFVVRKAAKAHGLQRRVEGPEIKGRRVVVVEDTSTTGGSPLAAVEAVREAGAEVVAVATIVDRATGAGEKIREGAGVPYRFAFSKDELGLD
- a CDS encoding SRPBCC family protein, whose product is MEQEVFVPVPARRLRAALADPAQVARAVPGLQQDAGTEPVAGRLKVRVAGHTITYRGTARITAREDGAYAVEGDATEVRGSGAVKLALVVRPRDTDGGTTLRFEGTASADGRVAELPQDAVIAAVARILNRFAENLGAGSSGVEGDAGESPVTAEAPVAEPTAADEPAESADAEPAESADAEADADAETDAVEDPEAPAEPSAEAPAEPPAEPPAEAAHARRTMIGRSAEEVDHAPPRGRYAPVPAPQTVAQNSTLRWAAPAAALVVASAIVVGRALRRRR